A region of the Rubripirellula tenax genome:
ATTCGCTCAGCACACGCGTCAGCCACCCGCGACCGAATTGCTGGAACAACTGTTGGCAATCTATCCCGATTCGACGCGGGTGAATTTGCTGGGCGTCCTCTGCGAAGCGATCACTCGCACACCCATGATCGGATTTGACGGGTCGCGTCACCCGTGGCATCGATGGAACCAAGTGTTGACCGATTTGCTGGACAAGTCGAACGATCCCAGTGACATCCGTAGCGTCTTGATCATGTCGGCCGATGTCTCGGCTGCTCAAACGCTACTGGACTTGGCGGACGAGGGCGGCGCGACGGCTGTCTGGTCACGAACGATGGATCCACCCGGAATTCGCAATGTCGACGCCGTTTGGTGGGACGATTCGATCGCCGGACCGGCGACGGCCCAGCGATGGGCGGATCGTGCCGCGAAGGTCTCGTCGGCGAAGGGCCACTTGAAACAAGCATGGCTGGTCAATTCGCCGCGGCCGCGGGACTTGAAACATGCCCAACAAGGTGGGGTCGACATGGTACTTAGCAAACCGCACCGCATCGAACCGCTGCTGCGGATGATCGAAGCCTCCGCCGCTACGCGTTTTCGCTCAACAGAAACAAAAGTCCGCGTCGCTTGAATTGGCCGTCGGCGGTAGATCACAAGATGGACTAGAATGGTGGTTGATCACGACTCACCGCCATCCCACCCCAGTGCCATCGATGACCTCCCAGAACTCCGACGCAACTTCGAAACAATCATCCGACGCGAACCGGCGTCACTTTCTGAAATCGGGAAGCGTCCTAACGGCGGGTGCTGCGACCGTGCTTGCGGGGACTCGCCCGGTCCGCGGCGACGAAGAAGTTGCCGAATACGAACGAACGCTCGCATCATCCGAGCCGCCGATTCGAATCGCACTGGTCGGTGCAGGTGGCCGTGGAAGTGGCGCGATCAACGATTCCTTGTCGATCAACGAAGGTATTAAACTGGTCGCGATCGCCGACTTGGACGGATCCAAACTTGGCGGACTGCGTGACTCGTTGGCCAAACGTCATGAAGGAAAAGTCAACGTTGCCGACAACAAAATTTACGGTGGTATCGACGGGTACAAACGAGTTTTGGATGACGCTGATGTCGACGTCGTGCTGTTCGCGACTCCGCCGGCGTTTCGTCCATCGTACATCGCCGAAGCCGTTGACGCGGGCAAACACATCTTCGCCGAGAAGCCCTCCTGCGTGGATCCGGCCGGCTATCGAATCTGCCTTGCCGCCCATGACAAGGCCGTGGCCAACGGTACGTCGATCGTTACAGGAACTCAGTATCGCCGGCAAACCAATTACGTCGAATGCATCAAACGCATCCACGAAGGCGCGATCGGCGACATCGTTTCGGCGTCTGCTCGTTATTGCAGCAACGGCATCTGGAACAAGATCCGTCGTCCCGAAATGAGTGATACGGAATTTCAAGTCTTCAATTGGATGCACTTCATTTGGTTGTCGGGCGACCAGATCGTCGAACAAGCCGTCCACAACATTGACACGATCAACTGGATCATGGGCGGACCACCTGAATCGGCGTTCGCCGTGGGCGGACGATTCACGCGTCCCGAAGGCAGCGAGATGTGGGACAGCATGGCCGTCGATTACCAATACCCGGGCAACCGAATGGTTTCGTTCATCTGTCGTCAAATTCCTGGTGCCGCCAACGAGAACGCCAACGTCATCTACGGCACAAAGGGAAAAGCGACGATCTATGGGATCAATTCCGGCGCCAAGATCGAAGATCGCGACGGAAAAGAAACCTTTTCGATGGAAGGCAACATCGGTGCCGCCTACCAACAGGAACACAAGGACTTGATCGATTCGGTTCGCAGCGGAAAGCCGATCGTCGAACTGAAAGAAACGGCCGACAGCTCGCTGACCGGTGTTTTGGGCCGCGTCGCCGCTTACACCGGCCAAAACGTGTCGTGGGATTTCTTGGCCAATGAATCGAAGCTTTCGTTATTCCCCGAAGACTTCGACATCAACGGCCCTCGCCCCGAATCATCGTTTGCGATCCCGGGTCAGTCGAAGTTGATCTAGGCACGTCGGAAGAGCACTCGCCGACCGGTTACGTGGGCGAGAAATGTTTTCCGGAAATCTTCCTAAGAAACCTGCCTCACGTTCGTTGTCATGCTGAAACCGCGTTCTTTTCTTCTGCTGTTGACGCTCTTCCATGACCAAACACGCTTGCCAGTGGCCGCCGGGCTCGATCGATGAGATCGTCGAACGATACCAGCGGCCCCTGATTGCGTATGCGGCTCGGATGATGGGCGGCGATTGGCAAGGGGCTCAAGACGCGGTTCAGGAAACGTTCCTGAGGCTGTGTCGCGAATCGCCCGACGACGTGCAAAATCGCCTCGCAGCTTGGCTCTTCTCTGTCTGCCGAAGCCGAGTGATTGACATGCAACGAACCTCTCACGCGACGCCCGTCGATGCGTCGCGGATCCCCATGCCGGACCCTTCGCCGGGTCCCGAGACGACGGCCATCGACGCCGAAGACCGCAGCCATTTGGACGAACTGATGGACCGGCTGACGCCGCGGCAACAAGAAGTCATGCGGCTAAGGATGACGGCCGGCTTGAGCTACCGCGAGATCGCTGACGTGACCGGTTTGTCGGTCAGCAACGTCGGTTTTCATTTGCACGAAGCCGTCCGCAGCCTGCGCAGCGCGTTCCCAGCCTGACCGGATCGTTCATCCGCCAGTCCGCAACGCCGCTTCTAAAAAAACACGTTCCTCCAAAACCAGAACTCAAGCCATGAAACCATCATCCCCCTGGGACGATTCTCGCATCACCGCCTATGTGATGAACGAATTGTCCGACGACCAGCGCGTCGCATTCGAAAAAGAGCTCAAAGGCAACGGTGAACTGTCGGCCGCCGTCGACGAAGCTCGTCTGGTCACCGACAAACTTGCCGGCCTGTTCGCCGCCGAGTCGGCGCCGGTACTGAGCGACAACCGGCGAGACGAAATCGCCTCCGGTGCATTGCCTAGTACTCACCTCGGCACCCCACCGAAGCCGTGGACGGTGCCGATTCTGATATTGGCCACTGCGGCGGTGGTGGCCCTGATGATCGGCATCGCGCCGATGCTGCAGAATCAACCAATGACGGTTTCGCAGACGAAAAACGATGCCGTGACAATCGACGAAGATATTGCGGCGGTTGAATTCGAGCAAATGGTGGTTGATGAATCCGCAGTTGATCAACCCACTTCAACCGTATCGGTTCCATCGCTGACTTCGGCCGCCGAGACGGCCGGCAAGCCGATTCTTAGCAAACGTGTCGAAGCACTAGACGTTCTTGAACGGCGTTCGCAATCGGTCGACAAAAAGAAAATGCAATCGTCGGTCGGTGGCGGTGCCATGGGTGGTGGAATAGGCGGTGGAAGCGTGGAGTTGGATTCCGCCAAGGTTGCCGGCGATGACATCGTGGCCGACAAAGCAATGACGCGCGGCACGGCACTCGCTTACGAAGTACATCAGCCCTTTTCGGAAGACTTGGAGATGGAGCATTTTGGCTTTGATGATGGCAACGAAGCAAAAGGCAATCGCCCCATGGCAGCAGCTCCTAGGCGACGGTCGAAGCGAAGCGAAGCCGACATGGACGGCATGGGAGGCATGGACGAATTGGGAATGGACATGATGGGAATGGAGGGCATGATGATGGAAGCAGAGGGAATGGACATGGCTATGGGAATGGGAATGTCTGCTCCCACCCCGAATGCTGTCGGCAACAAAGCGACTCCCTATTTCGCTGGAAGCAATCGATTCGATAGCACGCGGTCCAACCTGGAACAGAACCGCTATCGACTGGAAAAATCGCGACTTCTCGAAACCGCACCCGGCCTGGCGGACGCGCCGGACATCCGGGTCATTCCGCTCGAAGAATCGCTGCACGGGCGAAGCTCCGGCGACAAGTTTTCACCGATCACCGATAACGAATTCAAACGAGCCGACGAGCATCCGCTCAGCACGTTTTCGATCGACGTCGATACCGCTTCGTACAGCAAGACTCGCGACATCCTGATGCGAGCGAATCAGTTGCCGGGTCCCGATGCCGTGCGTATCGAAGAATTGGTCAATTACTTTAACTACGGCTACACGCCGCCAGCCAACGATGCCTCGCATCCGTTCGCCGCCGCCGTCGAAATCACGTCTTGCCCTTGGAACGACGAGCATCGACTCGCTCGCATAGCCATCCAAGGCAAGACGATGAAATCCGACGAGCGTCCCCGGTGCAACTTGGTGTTCTTGGTCGACACGTCCGGATCGATGAATTCGCGAAACAAGCTGCCGCTGGTCATCGAAGGCATGACGATGCTGACAAAGCAGCTAGAAAAGAACGACAAAGTTGCTATCGTCGTTTATGCCGGGTCGGCCGGACTGGTACTGGATTCGACTTCGGCCAAGAAAAGCAAGAAGATCAACAAGGCACTGTCGCAACTTTCCGCCGGTGGCAGCACCAACGGTGGTGCGGGTATTGAACTGGCCTACCAAACCGCTCGCGAGAATTTCGTCGAAGGCGGCGTCAATCGAGTGATCCTGTGCAGCGACGGTGACTTCAACGTCGGAACCACCGGCACCGATGCCCTGGTGCGGTTGGTCGAGGCCGAAGCCAAGAGCGGTGTGTTCTTGACCGTGCTGGGTTTCGGAATGGGCAACCACAACGACGCGATGATGGAACAGATCAGCGGCCGCGGCAACGGCAACTATGCCTTCATCGACAACTCGCAAGAAGCACATAAGGTCTTGGTCGATCAAGTCAGCGGGACGTTGGTGACGATCGCCAAGGACGTGAAGCTGCAAGTCGACTTCAACCCCGCCAAGGTCGCGTCGTATCGCTTGATCGGTTACGAGAACCGCATGCTGGCCAAAGAAGACTTCAACGACGACAAGAAGGATGCCGGCGAGATCGGTGCGGGTCACTCAGTGACCGCGCTGTACGAAATCGTACCGGTCGGCGCGGATTCGGATCCGGCACAACCCAAGGTCGACGAATCGAAGTACGTCGCGAAACCGGCACCGACCGAGGCGACCGATGGCGACGAAATGCTGACCGTTCGGATCCGGTACAAGCAACCCGACGGCGACACGAGCACTCGCGTGGACTTTCCGATCGTCGACGAGGACATGTCGTTTGACGAAGCCGACGAATCAACCCGATTCGCCGCCGCTGTGGCGGGATTCGGAATGCAACTTCGCGGCAGCCGACATGCCGGCGACTGGAAGATGGCCGACGTGATGAAAGCCGCCAAGGCGGCGAAAGGCAGCGACGAAGAAGGACTCCGCAGCGAGTTTATCCAGATGGTCAAGAAGGCGAGCCAATTGAAGGGTCAATGACTCAAGCGTTCTTTCACTCGTGTTCAAGTCACTCGTGTTCAAGTCACTCGTGTTCAAGGAAAGCCTTCGGTAACTTCGAAGGCTTTCCCGTTTCGTCCACACAGGCGATCGTCGAGTCTGCGTCAACGATCAGTTCGTCGCCGCGGTGAATCTGATAGCGATGTCGAATCCGAACCTTTCGGATCTCGGTCGTCTCGACGGTCAACGTCAGCAAGTCGTCGAACTCGGCGGCTGCGGTGTAGCGGACATTCATTTGGGTCACCACCAGCATCTTGCCGGCGTCCTCGAACGATTTGTAGCTGACGCCCGCCGCTCGAAGCATCTCGACCCGACCGCGTTCGAAGTAGTTCAAGTAGTTGGCGTGGTGGACTCGCCGTTGGCCGTCGGTTTCTTGATACGTGACTCGAATCGTTTCCTGATGCCGATTCAGCGGGTTATTGGGATTCAAGGGCATGGCAATGGGCGGGGTGATGGAAGAATACTGGGGCAAAATGCCGGTCGAATTGACTGCAAACCGCAATGGAGCCTAGACTCTGCACAGGCTTTAGGGCAGATCAATCTAAGGCGACGCGGCAAAACCACCCATCACAGGATGAACCGACGATGAGCAGCGGCGACGATTCAGCAACTTCGTTCGAAACCATTCGCGGCCGCAACTATCCGGCCCTTCGACAGTTCACAATATTTTTGGAGAACCGCGTCGGGCAGCTCTTGGAAGTGGTCAAACGTTTCGAAGGCACCGGAATCCGGGTTTGTGCGCTTTCGATCAGTGACGCAGCCGAGTGTGCGTTCGTTCGATTCCTAGTCAGTGACGCGGACCGAGGTCGCGAGATTTTGGAACGCAGCGGATTGGCGATGATCGAAACGGACTTGATCGGCGTTGAGCTGCCCGAAGGCCCACAACCGTTGCTGCGAGTTTGTTCGGCGCTGCTGCAAGCGGAACTGAACATCACGCAAGCCTATCCGATGTTGATCCGCCCCAACGGCAAGCCGGCCGTCGCGATCATGGTCGACAACATCGAATTCGCAATGCAAACGCTGCAAGAAAAAGGCTTTACGATTATCACCGAAGGCGATCTGTTGGACGATCCAACAAAAAACCAGTAACCCGACGAACCAGCAGGCTGACGCTGTCGTTTGCAATGACGGCGGCGGGATGACCAAGTCGCGAACTCGCCCGCGAGACCCGATGTCCCGCCGGCTTGGTGCGATCGGCTTATGCTGAACGGCCGTCGGAACTACGCACTACGTCCAGTGCGTCGACGATCAGATTCTTTCAACAAAATCTTTCGCAAGCGGATGTTCAGCGGAGTGACTTCGACGAGCTCGTCTTCTTCGATGTATTCCAGTGCGGCTTCCAACGACATGTCACGTGGCGGCTTCAGGACGACGTTTTCATCGCTTCCGGATGCACGCATGTTGGTCAGTTTCTTTTCGCGGCACGGGTTCACGGTCAAATCATTCTCGCGTGCGTTTTCGCCAACGATCATGCCTTCGTAAACTTCGATACCGGCCGGCACCAACAACTCGCTACGGTCCTGCAAACCGAACATCGCAAACGGAACCGTTTTGCCACCGACCATCGAAATCAGCACGCCGTTGGAACGCTTGGGCACGTCGCCTTCGATCGGACGATAGCTTTCGAAGCGGTGATTGATGATCGCCGTACCGCGAGTCGCGTTGAGCAAGCGTGTACGAAGTCCGATCAGTCCTCGCGATGGGATCAGAAACCTTAACATCGTGTATTCGCCGCGAGGATTCATTTCTTCGAGCTGACCGCGGCGAAGCCCGACCAATTCCATCACCGGCCCCATCGTTTCGGTGGGCACTTCGACTTGAAGCCTTTCGAACGGCTCGTGCTTCTTACCGTCAATGTCTTTGAAAATAACGCGTGGTTTGCCAACCGAAAGCTCAAAGCCCTCGCGGCGCATCGTTTCGATCAGAATCGCCAAGTGCAAAACGCCGCGGCCTTTGACGGCGTACGCTTCGGCGCCTTCGATCATTTCGACTCGAAGCGCGACGTTTCGTTCGAGTTCTTTTTCCAGCCGCGCCTTCAATTGACGCGTCGTCACGAACTTCCCTTCGCGTCCGACCATCGGTGAACTGTTGACGCTAAAAACCATCTCAAGCGTTGGTTCGTCGACCTTCAATCGAGGCAGTGCGTTATTCGCATCGATGGCCGAGATCGTGTCGCCGATTTCGACGTTGACCAGTCCTTCGAGTGCGACGATGTCGCCGGCACTTGCCGATTCGGCGGCGGTTCGTCCCAAGTTGTCGAAAACGAACAAACCGGCTGCCTTGACTTTGACAGGGCCGTTCTTCTGATGCAGTTCGATCGTTTGACCCGCATTGATTTCACCAGCAGCGATGCGACCGATCGCGATTCGACCGACGTACTCGCTCCAACCCAATGTCGTTACCATCATTTGCAGCGGAGCTTCTTCGTCGACTTCGGGACCCGGCAGTGCCGAAAGCACCAAGTCGAACAACGGCCGCATGTCGGTTGTCTTGACGGCGGGATCCAGGGTCGCGAAGCCTTCCTTCGCGCTGGTGAAGACGTACTTCACCTTGTCTAATTGTTCCTCGCCACCGAGTTCGGCCAGCAATTCAAGCGCTTCGTCAAGAGCTTCCAGCGGGCGCCCATCGGGGCGGTCGACCTTGTTGACCACGATGATCGGCGTACAACCGGCTTGCAGAGCCTTTTCTAGCACGAAACGCGTCTGAGGCATCGGGCCTTCGGCCGCATCGACCAAGACCAAGCAACCGTCGGCCATTTGGACGACTCGTTCGACTTCGCCGCCAAAGTCAGCGTGTCCCGGCGTGTCGATGACGTTGATCTTCACGCCTTCGTAGGGCAGCGCGATGTTCTTCGAAAGAATCGTGATGCCGCGTTCTTTTTCCAGGTCGTTCGAATCAAGGATCCGCTCGCCCCGCAGTTCGGCGTCGCGGAACTGACCGCTTTGACGCAGCAAGCAATCCACCAACGTGGTTTTGCCGTGGTCGACGTGGGCAATGATGACAACGTTTCGAATATCAGGACGGCGCAAAGTACAGGTCGCGAGGTTGGAGAGAGTTGGGGTCGTGAGCGTCATTGGATTTGGGTCTGATTTCCGACGCTTGTGATTGACGAGCGTCGAATGAAGGTGGGGGATGAGGGATTCGATTCTTGAACCCCCCCTCGCCGCCCGCACGCGTGCCCTTCGCAAACGAGAAAGGCAATGAAAGTGTGTGGGGTGGCTTTTTTAGTGGGCGTGATGAACAACTTTTCCAGTCGCTTCACCTTCCTTGGTGGTGATCACGAGAACGGTTTCGACCGCGTCACCCATCTTGATTGCCGTCAGCAATTCAGGACTCGTCAACGAGTAGACCGTCATTGAATCGTCGTCGGCTTTTTCAAACGGATAGACCGTCGTTTCGCCCTGGATCGTTGTTTTCATTTCGACGCCGGTAACCTGATCCGCATTCTCGGGATAAACCGCAAGCAACTCCTGATCGTCGTTGTGCGCCCACTCAGCGTGCGCGCCGCCCGTCAGATCGACCATGTGACCGCCGTTGGGGCCATGCGCGGCGTGATCGTGACCGGCATGATCGTCGTGGTCGTGGTCATCATGATCGCCGTGGTTGTGATCATCGTGATCATGGTCGCCGGAAGTTGAAGCAGGCGCAGGTGCCGCCGTTTTTGTTCCGCAACCCGGCGTCAACACCAACGAAACAGTCAAAACAAAAATGACAGCAAAGAGGGGGCGAATGTTAGCCATGATCGAACAATTTCCTAGTGTGCAGACCGCTGGGAAGCAGAAGAGTCAAAGTGTGCGAAAGATCGCGGGCGTGCGCCCGCGACGTAAGTAGCCCATCATCTGACATATTTTCCGTAAATAAGTCGAGGCGCACCTCATCGACACTCGCGATGCGATGCCCTTGCGGCGACTTAGCGGAACGATCCACCGCATTAGCGCCGGTTCGACATGAATTGCCCGCCAGAAAACACAGTGGCGTTGCGACGAATCGGCCTCTGTGGCATATTTCGTTCTCGCATGAATCCGCAAGAAAGCGTTGATTGCTGGCGTCGGATTCGACGCTCATCAAAATCTCTTGCGGATTTGGTCGAATGCTCAGGGCACCCTCTTGGGCGACGCATTCGCCGGGGGCCAGCCCTGGAACGACCGAGTTTGGCCCGCACACCGTCAATGGAGTGCGGGCTTTGACTCGGACCTACTTTGTGATTTTTTTCACAAAGTCACCTGCTTTTCCGAAATTTGCGATTCGGCGAAGCGACGTTTTTTTCGGCAAAAGATGCTCTTTCCATCAGAAAGTCATTGATGACAACCATCAAACGAGGCCTCGACCTACCTATCCTGGGTAGTCCAGAGCAACACATCGAGATCGCTCCGCGAGTCGCAAAGGTCGGCCTGCTTGGCGACGACTACATCGGGATGAAGCCGACGATGTTGGTTGCCCCGGGTGACCGCGTCCGATTGGGCCAAGCGATTCTGGAAGACAAGAAGAATCCTGGCGTCGTTTACACCGCCCCCGCTTCGGGCACCGTCGCCGAAGTGAACCGCGGCGCCAAACGCAAGTTCGAATCGGTCGTGATCGAAGTCGACGGTGATGGCGACGACCGCGTCGAGTTCGAAGGGATTGTCGGCAAGGACCCGCAATCACTGTCTCGCGAGAGCTTGACGGATAGCTTGACTCAAAGCGGCATGTGGACGGCGCTAAGAACGCGTCCGTTTGGCAAGGTGCCGGTCCCTGGTTCGGTGCCCCATTCGATCTTTGTCCAAGCGATCGACACCAATCCGCTCAGTGCCGATCCTGCGATTGCGATCGCCGATCGCAAAGATCAGTTCAACCTTGGCCTGCAATTACTGACCAAATTGACCGACGGCAAAGTCTTCCTTTGCAAGGCTCCCGCGTCAGAGATCCCTGGCTCCGGTGTTGCCGGAATTCAAGTCGAAACGTTCGGCGGTCCCCACCCAGCCGGATTGGTGGGAACTCATATCCACCACCTCGATCCGGTCGGCCCGACCAAGACGGTTTGGTACATCGGTTACCAAGACGTGTGTGCCTTCGGTTCGTTTCTACAGACCGGCACCATCGACGTCCGCCGTGTGATTTCGCTTGCCGGACCCGTGATCGGGCAACCGCGATTGTTGCAGACCCGGCTTGGTGCCAGCGTCACGGAACTGATTGACGGCGAGTACGACGCGTCCATCAAAATTCGTCCGATCAGCGGCAGCGTGCTTTGCGGCCGCCAAGCTGTCGGATCCAAGAGTTACCTGGGCCGATACCACAACCAAGTCTCCGTCATTGCCGAAGGTGACGAGCGAGAGTTCCTGGGTTGGCAAAAGCCCGGCTTCGACAAGTTTTCGGTCACACGAGTCTTTGCGTCCGCCGGACTACCAAACAAAAAGTTTCCGTTCACCACCAGCACCCACGGCAGCGAACGCGCCATGGTGCCGCTGGGAACGTACGAAAAAGTCATGCCGATGGATATTTTGGCGACGCAATTACTTCGTTCGCTGATTTACCGCGACACCGATGAAGCCCAACAGTTGGGCGTTTTGGAATTGGAAGAAGAAGACCTCGGGCTATGCACGTTTGTGTGCCCAGGAAAATACGAATACAGCTCACTGCTTCGCCAGAGCCTGAATACGATCGAACGAGAAGGTTGATCCATGAAAGCACTTCGCACCGTCCTCGATAAAATTCACCCGATCTTTGCCAAGGGTGGGCCGCTCGAGATGGCTTACCCGATGTACGAAGCCCTCGACACGTTCCTTTACACACCCGGTGAAGTCGCGAAGGGTGCTACGCACGTTCGCGATGCCATCGACCTGAAGCGGATGATGATCACGGTCGTCATGGCCTTGGTCCCCGTAACATTGTTCGGCATGTGGAACGTCGGCTACATCGCAAATACCGCGATGGAACAGGCTGCTGCCGTCGGCGTCAGCGTCGAACAGGATTGGCACTATGCCATCCATGACGGGATGGGCTTTGGTCACGACCCGAAAAACATCGTCGACAACTTTGTGTTGGGCGCGATTCACTTCCTGCCGATCTACATCGTTTGCATGTTTGTCGGTGGTCACATCGA
Encoded here:
- a CDS encoding Gfo/Idh/MocA family protein, with product MTSQNSDATSKQSSDANRRHFLKSGSVLTAGAATVLAGTRPVRGDEEVAEYERTLASSEPPIRIALVGAGGRGSGAINDSLSINEGIKLVAIADLDGSKLGGLRDSLAKRHEGKVNVADNKIYGGIDGYKRVLDDADVDVVLFATPPAFRPSYIAEAVDAGKHIFAEKPSCVDPAGYRICLAAHDKAVANGTSIVTGTQYRRQTNYVECIKRIHEGAIGDIVSASARYCSNGIWNKIRRPEMSDTEFQVFNWMHFIWLSGDQIVEQAVHNIDTINWIMGGPPESAFAVGGRFTRPEGSEMWDSMAVDYQYPGNRMVSFICRQIPGAANENANVIYGTKGKATIYGINSGAKIEDRDGKETFSMEGNIGAAYQQEHKDLIDSVRSGKPIVELKETADSSLTGVLGRVAAYTGQNVSWDFLANESKLSLFPEDFDINGPRPESSFAIPGQSKLI
- the typA gene encoding translational GTPase TypA, which gives rise to MTLTTPTLSNLATCTLRRPDIRNVVIIAHVDHGKTTLVDCLLRQSGQFRDAELRGERILDSNDLEKERGITILSKNIALPYEGVKINVIDTPGHADFGGEVERVVQMADGCLVLVDAAEGPMPQTRFVLEKALQAGCTPIIVVNKVDRPDGRPLEALDEALELLAELGGEEQLDKVKYVFTSAKEGFATLDPAVKTTDMRPLFDLVLSALPGPEVDEEAPLQMMVTTLGWSEYVGRIAIGRIAAGEINAGQTIELHQKNGPVKVKAAGLFVFDNLGRTAAESASAGDIVALEGLVNVEIGDTISAIDANNALPRLKVDEPTLEMVFSVNSSPMVGREGKFVTTRQLKARLEKELERNVALRVEMIEGAEAYAVKGRGVLHLAILIETMRREGFELSVGKPRVIFKDIDGKKHEPFERLQVEVPTETMGPVMELVGLRRGQLEEMNPRGEYTMLRFLIPSRGLIGLRTRLLNATRGTAIINHRFESYRPIEGDVPKRSNGVLISMVGGKTVPFAMFGLQDRSELLVPAGIEVYEGMIVGENARENDLTVNPCREKKLTNMRASGSDENVVLKPPRDMSLEAALEYIEEDELVEVTPLNIRLRKILLKESDRRRTGRSA
- a CDS encoding acetolactate synthase, which translates into the protein MSSGDDSATSFETIRGRNYPALRQFTIFLENRVGQLLEVVKRFEGTGIRVCALSISDAAECAFVRFLVSDADRGREILERSGLAMIETDLIGVELPEGPQPLLRVCSALLQAELNITQAYPMLIRPNGKPAVAIMVDNIEFAMQTLQEKGFTIITEGDLLDDPTKNQ
- a CDS encoding acyl-CoA thioesterase, with product MPLNPNNPLNRHQETIRVTYQETDGQRRVHHANYLNYFERGRVEMLRAAGVSYKSFEDAGKMLVVTQMNVRYTAAAEFDDLLTLTVETTEIRKVRIRHRYQIHRGDELIVDADSTIACVDETGKPSKLPKAFLEHE
- a CDS encoding RNA polymerase sigma factor is translated as MTKHACQWPPGSIDEIVERYQRPLIAYAARMMGGDWQGAQDAVQETFLRLCRESPDDVQNRLAAWLFSVCRSRVIDMQRTSHATPVDASRIPMPDPSPGPETTAIDAEDRSHLDELMDRLTPRQQEVMRLRMTAGLSYREIADVTGLSVSNVGFHLHEAVRSLRSAFPA
- a CDS encoding Na(+)-translocating NADH-quinone reductase subunit A, translated to MTTIKRGLDLPILGSPEQHIEIAPRVAKVGLLGDDYIGMKPTMLVAPGDRVRLGQAILEDKKNPGVVYTAPASGTVAEVNRGAKRKFESVVIEVDGDGDDRVEFEGIVGKDPQSLSRESLTDSLTQSGMWTALRTRPFGKVPVPGSVPHSIFVQAIDTNPLSADPAIAIADRKDQFNLGLQLLTKLTDGKVFLCKAPASEIPGSGVAGIQVETFGGPHPAGLVGTHIHHLDPVGPTKTVWYIGYQDVCAFGSFLQTGTIDVRRVISLAGPVIGQPRLLQTRLGASVTELIDGEYDASIKIRPISGSVLCGRQAVGSKSYLGRYHNQVSVIAEGDEREFLGWQKPGFDKFSVTRVFASAGLPNKKFPFTTSTHGSERAMVPLGTYEKVMPMDILATQLLRSLIYRDTDEAQQLGVLELEEEDLGLCTFVCPGKYEYSSLLRQSLNTIEREG
- a CDS encoding VWA domain-containing protein — protein: MKPSSPWDDSRITAYVMNELSDDQRVAFEKELKGNGELSAAVDEARLVTDKLAGLFAAESAPVLSDNRRDEIASGALPSTHLGTPPKPWTVPILILATAAVVALMIGIAPMLQNQPMTVSQTKNDAVTIDEDIAAVEFEQMVVDESAVDQPTSTVSVPSLTSAAETAGKPILSKRVEALDVLERRSQSVDKKKMQSSVGGGAMGGGIGGGSVELDSAKVAGDDIVADKAMTRGTALAYEVHQPFSEDLEMEHFGFDDGNEAKGNRPMAAAPRRRSKRSEADMDGMGGMDELGMDMMGMEGMMMEAEGMDMAMGMGMSAPTPNAVGNKATPYFAGSNRFDSTRSNLEQNRYRLEKSRLLETAPGLADAPDIRVIPLEESLHGRSSGDKFSPITDNEFKRADEHPLSTFSIDVDTASYSKTRDILMRANQLPGPDAVRIEELVNYFNYGYTPPANDASHPFAAAVEITSCPWNDEHRLARIAIQGKTMKSDERPRCNLVFLVDTSGSMNSRNKLPLVIEGMTMLTKQLEKNDKVAIVVYAGSAGLVLDSTSAKKSKKINKALSQLSAGGSTNGGAGIELAYQTARENFVEGGVNRVILCSDGDFNVGTTGTDALVRLVEAEAKSGVFLTVLGFGMGNHNDAMMEQISGRGNGNYAFIDNSQEAHKVLVDQVSGTLVTIAKDVKLQVDFNPAKVASYRLIGYENRMLAKEDFNDDKKDAGEIGAGHSVTALYEIVPVGADSDPAQPKVDESKYVAKPAPTEATDGDEMLTVRIRYKQPDGDTSTRVDFPIVDEDMSFDEADESTRFAAAVAGFGMQLRGSRHAGDWKMADVMKAAKAAKGSDEEGLRSEFIQMVKKASQLKGQ